TGTTCCAATCATTTCCAGAACTTCACCGCTGTTCATTTTCTTAACTGCTTTTGCCAATTTGATAATCGGCATCGGACAACTAAGTCCTTTACAATCCAATGTTTGATCTACTTGCATTTTTTCCTCCTTC
This region of Candidatus Cloacimonadota bacterium genomic DNA includes:
- a CDS encoding sulfurtransferase TusA family protein, encoding MQVDQTLDCKGLSCPMPIIKLAKAVKKMNSGEVLEMIGTDPGSKTDVPAWCEKTGNIFMEQSEEGGAFHFFIKKK